In Anopheles gambiae chromosome 2, idAnoGambNW_F1_1, whole genome shotgun sequence, a single window of DNA contains:
- the LOC133392215 gene encoding putative nuclease HARBI1 isoform X2, with product MLFFYNSINVEAEAKQELKRHRRNLRYNTDPLALTDTAFVNNFRISKSIFMDLLDGIDSSVDTRRAHGISKKEKLTACIIFFASGRYQHGVGKDFHVAMAPTTFSKVLRRTLRPLHSLVGDWINLRMTQSERQEAKEYFFLKSGIENVVMCVDGTHVKIKKPQERPLTFLNRKSFYSINTLIVCDHKTRIRAVDARFAGSHHYAHIWRVSIVRKYFQRLHRSGQRDKILGDAGYPSEPWLVRPHRDPDEGSAEAEFNKKYSSGRMIVEQTIGVWKSRFRCLAGTDRALNYDPKRSGLIINTCCALHNICIENNIEWQQTFTDLLEDI from the exons atgttgttcTTTTATAACAGTATAAACGTAGAAGCTGAGGCAAAGCAGGAATTGAAAAGACATCGTAGGAATCTTCGATATAATACCGATCCTCTTGCTTTAACGGATACAGC ATTTGTTAACAACTTTAGGATATCGAAATCTATTTTCATGGATTTGCTTGATGGTATTGATTCTTCGGTAGACACTCGCAGAGCGCATGGAATatcaaaaaaagagaagttGACGGCATGTATAATATTCTTCGCATCTGGGAGATATCAGCATGGCGTAGGAAAAGATTTCCATGTCGCAATGGCTCCGACAACTTTTAGTAAAGTTTTGAGAAGAACTTTACGACCACTCCACTCATTAGTTGGGGATTGGATAAATTTGCGAATGACTCAATCAGAAAGACAGGAAGCTAAAGAATATTTCTTCTTGAAAAGCGGTATTGAGAACGTCGTGATGTGCGTAGATGGAACGCacgttaaaattaaaaaaccgCAAGAACGTCCGCTTACTTTCCTGAATAGGAAATCATTTTACAGCATTAACACATTGATT GTGTGTGACCATAAAACACGCATACGAGCCGTTGATGCACGATTTGCTGGATCACATCACTATGCGCACATATGGCGAGTGAGCATTGTGCGCAAATATTTCCAACGATTGCACAGAAGCGGGCAAAGGGATAAGATTTTGG gGGATGCTGGGTATCCATCAGAACCGTGGCTAGTAAGACCGCACAGAGACCCAGACGAAGGATCCGCCGAGGcagaatttaacaaaaaatactctTCTGGTCGGATGATTGTAGAACAGACAATAGGCGTTTGGAAATCCCGGTTTCGATGTCTCGCTGGGACAGACAGAGCACTAAACTACGATCCTAAAAGAAGTGGTCTAATTATTAACACATGTTGTGCGTTGCATAACATCtgtattgaaaataatatagAGTGGCAACAAACTTTCACAGATTTATTAGAAGACATTTGA
- the LOC133392215 gene encoding putative nuclease HARBI1 isoform X1 encodes MLFFYNSINVEAEAKQELKRHRRNLRYNTDPLALTDTAYVNKLITVLLTLSSDCRYLRWQLHYRFVNNFRISKSIFMDLLDGIDSSVDTRRAHGISKKEKLTACIIFFASGRYQHGVGKDFHVAMAPTTFSKVLRRTLRPLHSLVGDWINLRMTQSERQEAKEYFFLKSGIENVVMCVDGTHVKIKKPQERPLTFLNRKSFYSINTLIVCDHKTRIRAVDARFAGSHHYAHIWRVSIVRKYFQRLHRSGQRDKILGDAGYPSEPWLVRPHRDPDEGSAEAEFNKKYSSGRMIVEQTIGVWKSRFRCLAGTDRALNYDPKRSGLIINTCCALHNICIENNIEWQQTFTDLLEDI; translated from the exons atgttgttcTTTTATAACAGTATAAACGTAGAAGCTGAGGCAAAGCAGGAATTGAAAAGACATCGTAGGAATCTTCGATATAATACCGATCCTCTTGCTTTAACGGATACAGCGTACgtaaataaattgataacTGTTTTGCTAACGTTATCATCTGATTGTCGTTATCTTCGTTGGCAATTACATTACAGATTTGTTAACAACTTTAGGATATCGAAATCTATTTTCATGGATTTGCTTGATGGTATTGATTCTTCGGTAGACACTCGCAGAGCGCATGGAATatcaaaaaaagagaagttGACGGCATGTATAATATTCTTCGCATCTGGGAGATATCAGCATGGCGTAGGAAAAGATTTCCATGTCGCAATGGCTCCGACAACTTTTAGTAAAGTTTTGAGAAGAACTTTACGACCACTCCACTCATTAGTTGGGGATTGGATAAATTTGCGAATGACTCAATCAGAAAGACAGGAAGCTAAAGAATATTTCTTCTTGAAAAGCGGTATTGAGAACGTCGTGATGTGCGTAGATGGAACGCacgttaaaattaaaaaaccgCAAGAACGTCCGCTTACTTTCCTGAATAGGAAATCATTTTACAGCATTAACACATTGATT GTGTGTGACCATAAAACACGCATACGAGCCGTTGATGCACGATTTGCTGGATCACATCACTATGCGCACATATGGCGAGTGAGCATTGTGCGCAAATATTTCCAACGATTGCACAGAAGCGGGCAAAGGGATAAGATTTTGG gGGATGCTGGGTATCCATCAGAACCGTGGCTAGTAAGACCGCACAGAGACCCAGACGAAGGATCCGCCGAGGcagaatttaacaaaaaatactctTCTGGTCGGATGATTGTAGAACAGACAATAGGCGTTTGGAAATCCCGGTTTCGATGTCTCGCTGGGACAGACAGAGCACTAAACTACGATCCTAAAAGAAGTGGTCTAATTATTAACACATGTTGTGCGTTGCATAACATCtgtattgaaaataatatagAGTGGCAACAAACTTTCACAGATTTATTAGAAGACATTTGA